The proteins below come from a single Acidobacteriota bacterium genomic window:
- a CDS encoding ATP-binding protein, translating into MIKREAYMDRIRPFIDKDLVKVFTGIRRSGKSTLLKLVQQEMIAAGVLENQICTINFESLAYANRDMLSIYQELKRFSESHNKKTYVFLDEIQELTGWEKMVNSLRVDLNCDLYITGSNSKLLSGELATYLAGRYIEIAVYPFSFKEMMKMKKEKRSTLSPEEEFQIFLRFGGMPFLYENDLDQTAALDYLRDIYNSILLKDIIARHSIRDIELFERVISYPLANVANSFSGANVMKYLKNEKRTLSLETLYNYISHAREACLLYLVPRKDVQGKKLLKFQEKIFLADPGIREAVYGNNQRDINQILENIVFLELRRRGYDVHIGKSNGREIDFIAERTSQKIYIQVAYLITDPAVAEREFSALAGIQDNFPKMVLSLDKFDFSREGIIHKNLIEFLMEQESVEVNAFAGSP; encoded by the coding sequence CAACAGGAAATGATCGCCGCAGGTGTTTTGGAAAATCAAATCTGTACGATCAACTTCGAGAGCCTGGCGTATGCAAACCGGGACATGCTGAGCATTTATCAGGAACTGAAACGTTTCAGTGAAAGCCACAATAAAAAAACCTATGTGTTTCTCGATGAAATCCAGGAGTTGACCGGTTGGGAAAAAATGGTGAACTCTCTGAGAGTCGATCTGAATTGTGATTTATACATTACCGGGTCAAACTCAAAACTGCTGTCCGGAGAGCTGGCCACTTATCTTGCCGGCCGTTATATTGAGATTGCCGTCTATCCCTTTTCTTTCAAGGAAATGATGAAAATGAAGAAAGAAAAGCGATCGACCCTATCTCCGGAAGAAGAATTTCAAATCTTTCTCCGGTTCGGCGGCATGCCCTTTCTTTACGAAAATGATCTCGATCAAACCGCCGCCCTCGATTATTTGAGGGACATCTATAACTCGATCCTGCTGAAAGATATTATCGCCAGACATTCCATTCGAGATATCGAGCTGTTTGAACGCGTCATCTCTTATCCTCTCGCGAATGTCGCCAATTCATTTTCCGGCGCCAATGTCATGAAATATCTCAAGAACGAAAAAAGGACGTTGTCTCTGGAGACTTTGTATAACTATATCTCTCATGCCCGGGAGGCATGTCTTCTTTACCTGGTTCCGCGCAAAGACGTTCAGGGAAAAAAATTGCTGAAATTCCAGGAAAAGATTTTTTTGGCCGATCCGGGCATCCGTGAGGCCGTTTATGGAAACAACCAAAGAGATATCAACCAGATCCTTGAAAACATTGTTTTTCTTGAGCTCCGGCGGAGAGGATACGACGTTCATATCGGGAAATCGAATGGAAGAGAAATCGACTTCATTGCGGAAAGAACATCTCAAAAGATTTATATCCAGGTTGCCTACCTGATAACGGATCCGGCCGTTGCCGAACGGGAATTTTCAGCGCTGGCCGGCATTCAGGACAATTTTCCCAAAATGGTGTTGAGTCTTGACAAGTTCGATTTCAGCCGCGAAGGGATCATTCACAAAAATCTCATTGAATTTCTAATGGAACAGGAATCCGTGGAGGTCAACGCTTTCGCCGGAAGTCCATAG